The DNA window aattaattatttagCATAGTTAAATCtaataacaataaaattaagATTTGTTATGAGACTGCAGGTTCTTTTGATGTTAATGCTATGATATTGGCACTGTCGATTGTTTTTACGTCAATGCTACTTCCAACGACAGTCACCATATGTATCTTTAGTTTTTATCACGCATTCTCTAATCATTTCGTCTCATAAGCAATCAACATCTCTCGCAACCCCTATCGGCTACTGCCATATTGCAACTATTTTCGTTGATGCCGATACCAAAAAGTATGTACCTAAGTAAAAACCCCCATGTCTAGTGAATGTGATATTGATCATTGACACGTGCTGGTGAAATGCAACCTACTTGTGCCCTGGTAGATATGCACTTGTATTCAATTAGCCGTTAATTATTGGTTTGGAAAGGACATGTACTTAAATGAGCAACCACTCTATAATGCATGAAAATAACGTTTCATATAATATACACAATGGAATTGATATGTCACACGCACTTTTCAGTATCTTCTACGAAAACAATATTAATAttgttctattttatttgattactatttttttattatactatatcatAAAATTAGCATTGTGACAATCAATTTAAAAGTTACATAATacatggtactccctccgtcccatagtagatgtcacacttggaagatgacacgagattttaggagatgttattttatgtgttaagtggtgagataaaatataattttataattgatgtgagaagaggaaatgtgacatcttttgtgagacaaactaaaaaggaaagtgtgacatctactatgagacAGTCTGAGTACTATAATGAAaacttgatttattttttttaccaatcTCATCGAGATGAAATAGAGGGAAAAAGGGAATCTTTTTATGCATGAAAGTACATGGACCCAATTATTTATGAAAAACAGTTAGATGGATccgatctatttttttttacaatgaaaaaaacataaaaaacttGAATATGCCTTTATGATTTTTCACTCATTAAGAGAGCATGCAGATAGATATTCTACGTCCTCTCAATGAGTTCAATTAATCACCGCCAAAATTGTCacaaaaatcactataaattcccTATCAAATCCAACCTTCCATCATCACAAATTCTCTACAACAATCACATTTCCCATTCCCATACCCTTCATCAATACAATGGCTTCTTCaacctccttcttcctcttcttcctcctcgtctcGTGCCTGGCCCTCGAGGCGGCCGCAGGGCGCGAGGTCCCGACGGACTCCAAGATGTCCTTCGACGGCACTGTGTGGATCCCGGGCCTCGGCCGTTACATGATCCCCAAGAAAGGCTCCAAGTCCTTGGACTACAACCCCATCACCGGAGCCCCGGGAGGGAACGGTTTGTCCATCCCTGGGTTCGGTGGCTCGACCGGAGGTCGCAACTACATCCCTGGTGGAGACGACACCTTCGTGCCTAATCCTGGCACGGAGGTGCCCGTCTCTGGCGGTGGGGGGATCCCTGTACCCTCCAACCCTTGAGCTCATATGAGATGAGAAAGGTTGAAATCTAAGTTTTTTACCGTTTATTTTTTCCTTATGTTGTATAAGGGTGTGCAGCTCTCTGCCATGTTTGTCGTCAATAaaaagtgtgtgtgtgtttctctACTTCTATTCTTATGTTCCGGCCGAGAGCTTGAGAGGGCGAAAGCTCGAACAACAGCCTCATTTATCACTAACCTAAAACAAGCTCCAAAATCTGGCCAAAACAGACATGAGAGAAATTGCAAGAAATCACTAGAAACAAACAGTTGCATTATTTGAGAAAATCGAAAAGTGAAACTAAAATCTTCTTCAAATGAGCTAAATGAATGAACCTAGAGATCATCTGAGAGTTGATCAATTTATGATATGTGACGAAATCAAGAACAACCATTGCCATTCCACAATGTATAAAAATGCAACTCTTAGTCATTAAACTCAAAAATGAAAAGGCTAAACTcttccatttaccaaaaatggcTGATGATGAACACAAAACCAGTATCATATTATCCATCAGAACAACACTACTGAAGCTAAAAAACAGCCATATCAGCAACACAACCCAAATTCTTGCAAAGCAACAAAAAACGAGAAACTCATAGCACTGTCATGAGACGATGGATTCATACTACGACAAAACAAAACGCAGCAAGACTGCCAAGAGTGGAACTACTCCCTTCGAGCATATCACTCTTAACATTCTACGAATCACTTCTTCACAACTAGAGACGGGGTAAATTGCCCCACACGATTAATCATCCTGCATAAATGGATATAACAATCAGCTCATCTTTGAAAGACAagaatatttttcaaataaaattctTTCAATTCTGTGTTCTTATGCTATAGGGATGGAACATAAATGACCTTTCACATTAAAATCATCAATCTAAGCTACCAATAGTAGGCCAACCAACATTTACCACCACACAAATTGGCTTAATTTTGTGAAACTCTCATTGGATTTTATAAATAGGACTGTAAAAGTAAAACCTCAAGATTACAGCTCCAACAACTAACTCTATAACACTACTAAAAAATTTCCTATTATTACACCTAGTTTATCACACTTATCAAAAGGTGTCATTATATATAGTCAATCATTACACCCATCTTTGATCACATTTTTATCAAATGCTAATACTGCACTTCAAATGAATGTAACAACGAGATGCATTTCCTTACACTTATTGaaatgttttaaaattttataataataataatcctaTTACtgtatatttaaataataaaatataaaaactaaaTTAATAGAACATGTAAAGCTTTTACCACACACCACAACTATTTGATTATTTCACTTCCCCCCATCCCTAATTCACGTCTCTCTCTCAGTTTCAAATCCCCCAAAATTCCTTCAACAACATCCTTTCCCTAATTCTCTCAATCCGAGCAGGAGATTGAATTTTCATTGCTAACAGGATTTGTTGCAGAGAAACACATTCGGGTTTTCGGAGGATAGAATTTTCCAGCAGAAAATTCCAGGTTGTAATTTTGTGATTCAAGAAATATTTATCTCTCTTGTTCCATCAATTTTGTAGTTAGTATATggtcattttgattttattaagTGTTGATATACTGCAATTTTCCTTCAGATTCTCTCATCCAAAACTGAAACTACAATTTATTCATTTACATTCCCAAACTTTGGTTATTTTCATGTGGATTGTCATTAGAATGCTACCCCAGCCCCtcatttgttttagttttatttgaaTGTCTTTACTTTTAGTATTTGTTAGTTGGGTATCTTGAATTTCTTAATAATTGTACGTCCTATTACACATTTAAGATTTCAATGTTTGATTTATGTTTGTGGCTTGAGCATAATTGAATTTTACATTGAAACCTTCTTCCTAGAAATTGTGTGAGTTTAGCCATGGGTGTGATGAGATACTATATTTTAGTTTGTTCAGGTTGGAATTAAGTATTAAGGTTCTATGATGCGCTGCTTGATTGATTTGCTTATTATGTTATAACAATAGTGAGGCCAATGAAATAACAAAATTCACTCAATGAAAGGTTCACACACCACACCAGGTATTCTGTCTCTTGTAATTTATCCTCTAGCAAATTTAAACTTGTTGCATAAGATCAATGTATTGAATCTACTCGTAAGATCATTTTACATTTGCATGTTAGTTCATATGGATACATGTGATAATGAATGATAGTATTAATGAATTACTGTTGCCTGATATGATTACCAGTGACCAAAATCACTTGATGCCTTTATGTGAATTTATTCGTGCTTAAAGTGTAATTCTTCTTCTCGACTAGTTGACTCTTTGGAACTTATTAGTTTGACAGAAACTTACCCTTCTAGAGAgttttggtttgttccacttcGCGAGTATTGCTCTGATTATTGTTATTTAGCCAATTAATTGTGCAGACATAGTCACATGTTGCAAGCTCTGTTTTTTTCTTCACTAGTTAGGAATGCCGTAGAGATGCAAGTTTTTAACCAAGTCAGCAATAAAAGTGCAATGTCCTTGCTACTGGGTTGAGGGGTAGTTTATGTAAGTAGAATCCGATATTGTCTTTCTCTCAGTTgttcattttgaaatatttaataagattccattttttcttattttgcaTCAGAGCATACAAATTAAGCTTTGCAAATTAAGTTTGAAGAACACTGTGTTCCTTCTTTGGGGTCTAAAAATATGAGTGTTGTGGATCAATGGCTTCATATGTTAAAGTATATATCTAAAATTGTTATTACTGTAATTCTGaaattttttccatttattGAAGTGCATATTATTTCTATCAGTGTGAGTACTTCGCTCTCGAGTCTCAACTTGTTTGTGATTGGTTACTTCACAAGTTCGGCTAGTCTCAGATTTTCTTGTGTTTATTATGTTTGTCCGACCGATTTGCAGGTCCAAACCACAAGCCAATCTTTGCTAATGCGGGCATTTAATCAGGCTATCAGATCGACAAGGAACTCGATCATTTGAAGAACGCGTTTGAGGTAATACTATCTTCCTAGTGCTTTTAGCTGTAGAATTAGTGATACATCCCTTGTCAAATATTTCTCATGTTTTTTAAGTATGAATGTTTGAATTCTGTTTGAAAATAGACAAGGAAAAGGGTGATGGTAAATTCGTTCATAATTTGAGCTTTGAGCAGGTAAAGCCTTAGTTCTTTTCTAGACTTTATATTATCAATTTTGCTAGCTTAGTGGAGTATTTATCTTGAACACAGTATCAaattttgttttgatatgtTAAATAATATATTGCATCTCTATTGCATTAACAAGAACAGATGAAGTTATTGTGGACATGAAGATGTGATGCTTGTCAAAAGGAGctcaa is part of the Salvia splendens isolate huo1 chromosome 22, SspV2, whole genome shotgun sequence genome and encodes:
- the LOC121786382 gene encoding putative cell wall protein, which produces MASSTSFFLFFLLVSCLALEAAAGREVPTDSKMSFDGTVWIPGLGRYMIPKKGSKSLDYNPITGAPGGNGLSIPGFGGSTGGRNYIPGGDDTFVPNPGTEVPVSGGGGIPVPSNP